The genomic window TATCACCCACACGATACAAACCTTGTATCGGCGTGTGTGTACTAGGAAACATTCCTTTACCTGCTGCGATCGCTGGGCCGTAAGTTCCCTGATATCTTCGTAAATAATGAGCGTGAGTTAACGGCGTACCGATGAGTTCTAACACTACACGCTCTCGAATACCAGGGATAATACGCTCTAAGGCACGGTATAAAGATTGCGCTTTCTCTTGTTTTTTCACCTCATACCCATCATTGCGTTCCCATCCGGCGTAAGGTTCGAGGGTGTAAGCATGAACACCATGCTGTCCCTCTGGGGCTAAATTTTTATCCCACACACTAGGAATCGAAATCATGCAAGTATTGCCCGGTGTGCTGATATCTTGGCTGGAATCATGGACTACCACATGATGTCCTGTCAAATTATCTAAACCATCGGCGCGGATACCTAAGTGTAAGTGCATAAAACTCTCTACGGCTGGAGTCTCTAAAGCCGTTTGACGGTAAGCCGCAGGCAAATCTTCAGGGCGTAATAATTGATTATAAGTATCCCAAAGGGTAGCATTAGAAATCACAATTGGGGCTGACAATATTTCACCATTTCGCAACCGCACACCCTTGACTTTGCCAGACTCTACCAAAATTTGTTCAACGTGACACCCTAAACGTAACTTACCGCCCCAACGTTCCAACCCCCGCACCAAAGCATTGACAATTGCTGCACTCCCCCCCACAGGATACTCAACCCCAGCACGGGAACGTTCACCCAACATAAATGCTACTTCAGGGGCAATTGTGCCGTGTGCTTTTAAACCAGAAAGCAAGAAACACTCCAAATCAATCAGTCGCCGCACCCAAGGGTCTTTGACTGTAGCATCCATAACATCACCTACAGAAGACTGCACCAGAGATAAGTAAGGTAGCATTTTCGCCAAAGACGGCAAATAACGTTGCAACAATACTAAAATCACCTGCCAATCTGACCTCAGTGCTATGGTGGGAATACCTTTCATTGCCTCGTATAGTCCCAACAAGCGGTTTTCAAATTGTTCGAGTTCCTTCGCACCTTGGGGTGTAATTTTGTGTATTTCCTGACGATATTGTGCAGCATTGCTATACACTGCAAAACTGACTTCAGGGAAGTGATAATGTCCTAAAGGATCGTAGGGTATAACTTGGATGGATTCACCTAAAGCATCCAGAACCTGTTTAATCGGATTTAAACTTTGGCTGTCAGTTAAACCGCAATAAAAGGAGGGGCCAGAATCAAATTCAAACCCGCGTCGTCTAAAACTATGGGCTGCACCGCCAGCAATTGTATGACTTTCACACACAATTACTCGCTTACCATAACGCGCCAACAAACCCGCAGCGCATAAACCACCGATACCGCTACCGATGATGATGACATCAATAGGGGACAGGGGAGAGGTGACAGGTGACAGGGGAGTCATGAGTGGGTAGTGGGAGGAAGGAGACAAGGAAGCATCCCAATTGTTTCAAAATACAACACAAATAGCTTTAATGAAACCTCTGCGCCCCTCCGCGTGAACCTCCGCGACCCTCTGCGTTAAAAAATGAAATCAAATATGCTGAATGACCAACTACTAATGACTGAACCACTAATTGAACTAAAAGGCATTTCTAAATCCTTTGGGAACAATCGGGTTTTAGATAATGTAGACTTGACGATTTATCGGGGAGAGGCTTTAGGGATTATTGGCCCTTCGGGAACTGGTAAATCAACAATTTTACGCGTCATGGCTGGTTTGATTACTCCTGATGAGGGGGAAGTTTATGTGCAAGGAGTAAAAAGAGATGGGTTGATTGAGGATGCTAAAGACCCGGTTGGTATTGGTATGGTATTTCAGCAGGCGGCATTATTTGACTCGTTGACCGTGGAAGAGAATGTGGGGTTTTTACTTTATCAAAACTCTAACTTGCCGCGATCGCGTATTCGTGATTTAGTCAAAGAAAAATTAGAAATGGTAGGTTTACCGGGAATTAGCCACCTCTACCCTTCTGAACTGTCTGGCGGGATGCGAAAACGGGTGAGTTTTGCCCGTGCAATTATGTCTAACCCCGACAACCCGGAAGAAGGAGCAGAAGTTTTACTGTACGATGAACCGACAGCCGGACTTGACCCCATTGCTTCCACAGTGATAGAAGACTTAATCCGGGACTTGCAAATTACCCAAGGTGTTTGTAGTACCTATGCTATTGTTACTCACCAAGATAGTACAATCCGGCGCACTGCTGATAGACTAGTGTTCCTGTATCAAGGTAAAGTGCAGTGGCAAGGTCAAGTTAGTGAGCTAAACGGCACAGACCACCCATTAATTACACAATTTATGAGTGGTAGTGTGCGGGGGCCAATTCAGGTTGTTGGTTAGTGGGGCAAAAAAGGACAATATGCGCGATTTTATCACCACTCGTTTTGCATCTCGACGAACATTAAGGGAAGGCTCAGTTGGTTTATTACTCTTACTGGGATTAGGAGCATTTTTAGTCATTATCTTATGGCTGAATAGAGTTACCGCATCTCGCAGTTCTTACAAAGCTGTTGTAGAATTTGCCAATGCTGGCGGGATGCAAAAAGGCGCATCTGTACGCTACCGGGGTGTGAAAGTCGGTAACATTGCTCGTATTGAACCCAAGCCAAATGCTGTAGAAGTAGAAATTGAAATTTCCCAACCAGACCTAATTATTCCCCGTAATGTGTTAGTTGAAGCTAATCAAAGTGGCTTAATTAGTGAAAGTATTATTGACATCACCCCAAAAGCATCATTACCCACAGGCACAGAAATAGCTAGACCCTTAGATAAAAATTGTGACCCCAGCCTGATTGTTTGTAATGGTTCTCGGCTGAAAGGTAAAATTGGTATTAGTTTAGATGAATTAATCCGTAGTAGCACGGAGTTAGCAACTGTTTATAATAATCCTGAATTTTATCAAAGGGTGAATAAACTTTTAGAAACATCAGCAGAAGCAGCCACAGGCGTAGCAGCACTTAGCCGAGATGCGAGGAGTTTGAGCAAAAGCTTTCAAGGCCAGTTAAGTACATTTGCTTCTACTGCCAATTCCGTCCAAAGAGCCACCAATGAACTTACTGCTTCTACAAAGAAAACTGTAGATCAATTAGGTGTCACCGCAGGGCAATTTGGCACAACTGCAACTCAAGCCAATAAGTTACTAACTGACTTAAATAGTATTGTCAGCACAAATCGTTCTACATTGGTTGGGACTTTAAACAATCTTTCTGAAACTAGTAACCAACTACGCGCAACAGTCACTAGTCTTTCCCCCGCTATTAGTCGGTTATCCGATGGGGAGTTACTGAAAAATTTAGAAACCCTCTCAGCCAACGCCGCGCAAGCTTCAGCTAATTTAAAGGATGCAACTCAAGCTTTAAATGATCCTAAAAATTCTGTGCTACTGCAACAAACCCTAGATTCGGCTAGGGTGACTTTTGAAAATACCCAAAAAATTACTTCAGATTTGGATGAGTTGACTGGAGACCCTGCTTTTCGGAATAATTTACGGCAGTTAGTCAATGGTTTGAGTACCTTGGTTTCTTCCACAGACCAAATGCAAGAACAGGTCAAAGTGGCTACGACTCTAGAGTCAATGCAAGCAGTAGCCAGTAAATCAGAGTTGGCTTTGACCCCCAAGCAACAGGAAAAACCAATTACCTCTAACCCTCCAGCATCCGTCACCGTTGAAAGTACGGTTAACCCCCCTACGCCCGATAAATCATCTCAACAGAAACTATTGCGGCAATTACGGCAATATAAACGGAATGGGGAATAGGGAATGGGGAGACAAGGTAGATTTTTCCCAATACCCCTGCCCCCTGCCCCCTGCCCCCTGCCCCCTGCCCCCTGCCTAATTCCAATCTTGCTCTTCTCGTTTGCCGCGACTTTTATAAATGCCGCCGATATCATGTAACTGGCGGGTTTTCTCGAATAATTCGGCTTCAGTTATGCCCCATTGTTGTAAAACTTTATCTAGGTCGCTTTGTATGTCCCTTGCGCCGGGGAAGCCTTGATAGCGAATTTTGAGTCTGGCTAATTCTGCTAAATTGTAGTCTGTGGCTGTTTGAGCGAGTAGAATATTAATAAGAGGGCGATCGCGGTTGTAAAGTGGGTGTTGTTGGTCTTTACTTCCGTGCTGTTCAGTCATACTTTATACTTTGGTTAGATTGTTAATTCATTCCGAGTCTAGAGCTAAAATCTACCAAGAGCAACGATAATTAAAGATGACGGCTACCACACCTGAGTCCATACGGCTCTCACCACTGCCACAGGATCATAGATAAAGATACATTATCTTTAAGAAAATACAAAAAAGTTTAGATAAGGGTGAATTTTTTTAGATCACCCAAAGTCCAAGCAGCAAGGGAGCAATAACCCGCTATGTTTGAACACTTCACTTCCGAAGCCATCAAAGTAATCATGCTCGCTCAGGAGGAAGCTCGTCGCCTGGGACACAATTTCGTAGGAACTGAACAAATTCTCCTGGGTTTGATGGGAGAAGGAACTGGGGTTGCTGCCAAAGTGCTGACTGAGTTGGGTGTGACTCTCAAAGACGCACGTCGCGAAGTCGAAAAAATTATTGGTAGGGGTTCTGGGTTTGTACCACCAGAAATTCCTTTTACTCCTAAAGTTAAAAGTCTATTTGAGCAATCATTTAGAGAAGCTCACGGTCTCGGACATAATTACATCAACACAGAACACTTACTTTTGGGATTAACTGAAGCTGGTGAAGGTGTCGCCGCTAAAGTGTTGCAAAATCTGGGTGTTGACTTGAGAAATGTCCGCACTGCTGTGATTCGACGTTTAGGTGAAGACCCCACTGTGGTTATCGGCGGTACTAGTACCAGACGTAACCAAACCCTTACCACAGAAGAATTTGGCAGAAACCTCACCAAACTAGCCCAAGAAGGCAAGCTTGACCCTGTAGTTGGTCGCGAGAAAGAAATTGAAAGGGCAATTCAAATTCTCGGTCGCCGCACTAAGAACAACCCTGTGTTAATTGGTGAACCTGGGGTTGGTAAAACAGCGATCGCAGAAGGATTGGCACAGCGTATTATTAACCAAGATGTCCCTGAAGTGTTGGAAGGGAAGCAAGTTATCAGCCTGGATATGGGTTTATTAGTGGCTGGAACGCGCTTTAGGGGAGATTTTGAAGAACGCATCAAAAAAGTAATTGATGAAGTCCGCACGGCGGGAAATATCATCTTAGTAATTGATGAAATTCATACCTTAGTCGGTGCTGGCGGGACAGAAGGCGGCTTAGATGCGGCTAACATTCTTAAACCAGCCTTGGCGCGGGGTGAACTCCAGTGTATTGGCGCAACCACATTAGATGAATATCGCCAACACATCGAACGGGATGCAGCCTTAGAGCGACGTTTCCAACCGATTTTAGTCGGTGAACCCTCCATAGAAGAAACTATTGAAATTCTCTATGGTTTGCGCTCAGTCTACGAACAGCATCACAGAGTTCAGATTTCCGATGCAGCCGTAGTTGCAGCCGCCGAGTTATCAGACCGCTATATTAGCGATCGCTTTTTGCCAGATAAAGCTATAGACTTGATTGATGAAGCTGGATCTCGTGTGCGTTTACGGAACTCGAAGATTTCCAATGATAAAGAACTGAAGCGCAAACTCATTGAAGTTTCTAAATCTAAAAACGTAGCCGTTAGACTGCAAAACTTTAATCAAGCCGGAGAACTGCGCGACCAGGAAATTGCCTTGGAAGCAGAACTACAAGCCGCTTCCACAGAAAAAACAACTCATCCCATCGTCGTAGACGAAGAAGACATCGCGCAAATCGTGGCTTCCTGGACTGGCGTACCAGTTAACAAGCTGACAGAATCTGAGTCAGAGTTACTGCTGCACCTAGAAGACACCCTCCATAAGCGGCTTATTGGTCAAGAGCAAGCAGTTACATCTGTTGCTCGCTCCATTCGTCGCGCTAGAGTTGGCTTAAAGAACCCCAACCGCCCCATTGCTAGCTTTATCTTTTCCGGCCCTACTGGCGTTGGTAAGACCGAATTAGCCAAGTCCTTAGCGGCTTACTTCTTCGGTGCTGAAGATGCCATGATTCGGCTAGATATGTCCGAATACATGGAAGGACATACCGTCTCCAAACTTATCGGCTCGCCTCCTGGTTACGTCGGTTACGACGAAGGCGGACAACTCACCGAAGCCGTGCGCCGCAGACCTTACACCGTGTTGCTGTTCGACGAAATCGAAAAAGCACACCCCGATGTATTCAATATGCTGCTGCAAATCTTGGATGACGGACACCTCACCGATGCCAAAGGTCGCAAGGTAGACTTCAAGAACACCTTAATTATCTTGACTTCTAACATTGGTTCTAAGGTAATTGAAAAAGGTGGCGGTGGTTTAGGCTTTGAATTTGATAACCAAGCCGACGCTAGTTACAATCGCATTCGTAACTTAGTTAACGAAGAACTGAAAAATTACTTCCGTCCTGAATTCCTCAACCGTTTGGATGAGATTATCGTCTTCACTCAACTGGCTAGGGATGAAGTCAAGCAAATTGCTGACATCATGCTGCGTGATGTAGCTAGCCGCCTGACTGAAAAAGGCATCATCTTAGAAGTGACCGAACAGTTTAAAGACCTAGTAGTCACCCAAGGTTATGACCCCAGCTACGGTGCTAGACCCTTACGTCGGGCAATTATGCGCCTCCTAGAAGACTCCCTAGCGGAAGCAATTCTCTCTGGTGAAGTCGCTGACGGTTGCACAGTTATTGTTGATGTCAATGATGATGGTCAAGTACAAGTACGCCCATCAGAAAAGCGAGAGTTACTGTTAGCAAACACTGGCTATAGCGTTTCCTAATCACATTAGGTACATCATAGCCCCCTCCTTGCTTGCGGGGCTACGGTGTACACACAAGTTATCGAATCACTATCACTCCTCGAATTACCCCACCCTAACCCTCCCCTTGGAAAGGGGAGGGAACTAGATTTTCCGGTTTCCACTGTATGCAATTTTGCACGAGACATATATCTATCACTTGGAAAGGGGAGGGAACTAGATTTTCCGGTTTCCACCCTTTCCAAGGGGGGATTAAGGGGGGTAAAACCCGGATTTGTGTATACAGGTTGGGGTTCTTGTACCTCACTAAAGCGAGAACCGCTATATTAATTTACCCTTGGTATTTATACCGGGGTATTTTTTATTTCCAGATTATAGGGGCTAAAACAGCCATCAGTAACAGAAAAGCAATTTCTAAAACGTAGCTAACAAACACAGTGCGATTGAGCAACCCATCCCACAGATAACCCTGACGTTTAGGCTGGGGGATGCGTTTCAAAGAATGACTCCAACTGTGGTAGATACCAGGAGAGTTGAAACCATATTTTTGAGTCAGGATAAATTCAATTTCAGCTACACGGGGATAGAAACCGCGCTGAAAGTGTTTCCATTGACTTTCCAGAATCCAGAAAAATAGGGGAATAGTACAACCAATAATAGCGATAAGCCTGACGGCATCGCTAACCCTTACCGCGCTAGCAATCGGTTTTTGCTGTAACATCAATGCTAAAACACCCCCAGTCCCAGTAATTCCCAATGCTTTGATTACCCAAATCTGCTTGTTATAGTCTTCGATGGTGTTTTGCAGAAAAAAGTATTCCTCTTTGAGCAAGTCTAATTCAAAATTACTGAGAGGTTGGGGCTGGGGTTCAGTTTGTAATGGGTTAGACATTGGTGTTGGTAGAGTTCACTGAGATGAAATTAATATAATTCGTAATTTGTAATTCGTAATTCGTAATTCGTAATTTGTAATTAAGGCTTAGGTTGGAAAGTCACCGCCTTGGGCGAGTGGCGTTTGACGCAAGGAAACCCAACATTTACCGAGGGTTTAGTGAATACTCGGCGACGGAGTTCTAATACTCGTTCACGAGGTAAAAAGACTCGGCGACGGAGTTCTAATACTCGTTCACGAGGTAAAAAGACTCGGCGACGGAGTTCTGATACTCGTTCACGAGGTAAAAAGACTCGGCGACGGAGTTCTGATACTCGTTCACGAGGTAAAAAGACTCGGCGACGGAGTTCTAATACTCATTCACGAGGTAAAAAGACTCGGCGACGGAGTTCTAATACTCATTCACGAGGTAAAAAGACTCGGCGACGGAGTTCTGATACTCGTTCACGAGAATCTAGAACCCGATAA from Nostoc sp. UHCC 0870 includes these protein-coding regions:
- a CDS encoding DUF3288 family protein; its protein translation is MTEQHGSKDQQHPLYNRDRPLINILLAQTATDYNLAELARLKIRYQGFPGARDIQSDLDKVLQQWGITEAELFEKTRQLHDIGGIYKSRGKREEQDWN
- a CDS encoding MlaD family protein — protein: MRDFITTRFASRRTLREGSVGLLLLLGLGAFLVIILWLNRVTASRSSYKAVVEFANAGGMQKGASVRYRGVKVGNIARIEPKPNAVEVEIEISQPDLIIPRNVLVEANQSGLISESIIDITPKASLPTGTEIARPLDKNCDPSLIVCNGSRLKGKIGISLDELIRSSTELATVYNNPEFYQRVNKLLETSAEAATGVAALSRDARSLSKSFQGQLSTFASTANSVQRATNELTASTKKTVDQLGVTAGQFGTTATQANKLLTDLNSIVSTNRSTLVGTLNNLSETSNQLRATVTSLSPAISRLSDGELLKNLETLSANAAQASANLKDATQALNDPKNSVLLQQTLDSARVTFENTQKITSDLDELTGDPAFRNNLRQLVNGLSTLVSSTDQMQEQVKVATTLESMQAVASKSELALTPKQQEKPITSNPPASVTVESTVNPPTPDKSSQQKLLRQLRQYKRNGE
- a CDS encoding ATP-dependent Clp protease ATP-binding subunit translates to MFEHFTSEAIKVIMLAQEEARRLGHNFVGTEQILLGLMGEGTGVAAKVLTELGVTLKDARREVEKIIGRGSGFVPPEIPFTPKVKSLFEQSFREAHGLGHNYINTEHLLLGLTEAGEGVAAKVLQNLGVDLRNVRTAVIRRLGEDPTVVIGGTSTRRNQTLTTEEFGRNLTKLAQEGKLDPVVGREKEIERAIQILGRRTKNNPVLIGEPGVGKTAIAEGLAQRIINQDVPEVLEGKQVISLDMGLLVAGTRFRGDFEERIKKVIDEVRTAGNIILVIDEIHTLVGAGGTEGGLDAANILKPALARGELQCIGATTLDEYRQHIERDAALERRFQPILVGEPSIEETIEILYGLRSVYEQHHRVQISDAAVVAAAELSDRYISDRFLPDKAIDLIDEAGSRVRLRNSKISNDKELKRKLIEVSKSKNVAVRLQNFNQAGELRDQEIALEAELQAASTEKTTHPIVVDEEDIAQIVASWTGVPVNKLTESESELLLHLEDTLHKRLIGQEQAVTSVARSIRRARVGLKNPNRPIASFIFSGPTGVGKTELAKSLAAYFFGAEDAMIRLDMSEYMEGHTVSKLIGSPPGYVGYDEGGQLTEAVRRRPYTVLLFDEIEKAHPDVFNMLLQILDDGHLTDAKGRKVDFKNTLIILTSNIGSKVIEKGGGGLGFEFDNQADASYNRIRNLVNEELKNYFRPEFLNRLDEIIVFTQLARDEVKQIADIMLRDVASRLTEKGIILEVTEQFKDLVVTQGYDPSYGARPLRRAIMRLLEDSLAEAILSGEVADGCTVIVDVNDDGQVQVRPSEKRELLLANTGYSVS
- a CDS encoding phytoene desaturase family protein; translation: MTPLSPVTSPLSPIDVIIIGSGIGGLCAAGLLARYGKRVIVCESHTIAGGAAHSFRRRGFEFDSGPSFYCGLTDSQSLNPIKQVLDALGESIQVIPYDPLGHYHFPEVSFAVYSNAAQYRQEIHKITPQGAKELEQFENRLLGLYEAMKGIPTIALRSDWQVILVLLQRYLPSLAKMLPYLSLVQSSVGDVMDATVKDPWVRRLIDLECFLLSGLKAHGTIAPEVAFMLGERSRAGVEYPVGGSAAIVNALVRGLERWGGKLRLGCHVEQILVESGKVKGVRLRNGEILSAPIVISNATLWDTYNQLLRPEDLPAAYRQTALETPAVESFMHLHLGIRADGLDNLTGHHVVVHDSSQDISTPGNTCMISIPSVWDKNLAPEGQHGVHAYTLEPYAGWERNDGYEVKKQEKAQSLYRALERIIPGIRERVVLELIGTPLTHAHYLRRYQGTYGPAIAAGKGMFPSTHTPIQGLYRVGDSTLPGIGVPAVAASGILCANSLVNVGKTTRRT
- a CDS encoding ABC transporter ATP-binding protein, with translation MTEPLIELKGISKSFGNNRVLDNVDLTIYRGEALGIIGPSGTGKSTILRVMAGLITPDEGEVYVQGVKRDGLIEDAKDPVGIGMVFQQAALFDSLTVEENVGFLLYQNSNLPRSRIRDLVKEKLEMVGLPGISHLYPSELSGGMRKRVSFARAIMSNPDNPEEGAEVLLYDEPTAGLDPIASTVIEDLIRDLQITQGVCSTYAIVTHQDSTIRRTADRLVFLYQGKVQWQGQVSELNGTDHPLITQFMSGSVRGPIQVVG